The stretch of DNA AAGATGCCTTATTTTAAAGGTTATTTTAATAGTAATGATCCTAATTTAAGAATGGATTTTAAAGGACTTCTAGATTTAAGTTCAAAAGTTCAACAATACGATTTTACTTCTCACATAGATTATGCCGATTTAAATCTTTTAAATTTTAATAAAAACGATAGCATATCAATTTTTAAAGGAAATATAAGTTTAAAAGCAAAAGGAAATTCATTTGATGATTTAGCTGGAATTGTAAATTTGAATAATGTTTCGTACCAAAACAGCAGCAAGCAATTTTTCTTTAACGATTTCAATCTACAATCAGAATTTGATGAAAATAAAATACGAACCATAACGGTAAATTCTCCAGATATTATTGAAGGTAAAGTAGTAGGAAAATACAAAATCAAAGAAGTTAAAAAGATTGTTGAAAATGCTGTTGGTAGTTTATATGCAAATTATTCACCAAATAAACTTGAAAAAGGTCAATTTTTAGATTTCGATTTTACGATTTATAATAAGATTATAGAAGTTTTTGTTCCAGAAGTTTCAATTTCTGAAAACACTAAAATAAAAGGAAAAATTAGTGCCGATGATGGTAAATTTACATTTGATTTCACTTCGCCGAATATTTTAGCTTACGGAAATAAATTCGACAATATCAATATCGAAATCGATAATAAAAATCCATTATACAACACTTATATTTTAATGGATTCTATTCGAACAAAAAGGTATAAAATTTCTGATTTTAATTTAATTAACGTTACACTAAACGATACACTTTTTGTACATACAGAATTTAATGGCGGAAATAAAAATCAAGATCAATACGCTTTAAACTTATATCATACAATTAACGAAGATAAAAAGTCTGTTGTTGGTTTTAAAAAATCAGAATTAAAACTAAGAGAATATCTTTGGTTCATTAATGAAAACGAAACAAACGATAATAAAGTTGTTTTTACAAAAGACTTAAAAAGTTTCAATTTCGAAAAACTAAGTTTGTCTCACAACAATCAAAGAATGAGTTTCTTTGGTAAAATGATAGATTCTACTTATAAAGATTTAAATTTAGCTTTTCACGATGTCGATTTAGAAAAAATTGTTCCAGCTATAGATAGTTTAGAGTTTAACGGTAAATTAAACGGTTTTGCTACACTAAAACAAAACAAAAATGTTTATAAACCGGAGTCAAATATTAAGATTGAGAGTTTCCAAATTAATAAATATCCTCTTGGAGATTTAACTTTTAATATTGAAGGAAACGAAGCATTTAATCAATTTGATGTTGATGCAGCACTTACTCAAGACGATGAAGAGAAATTTTATTTAGACGGAACACTTGATTATATCAATAAACAAACTCATTTAAAAATGGAAGCTGGTTTCGATGAATTTCAACTGGCACCATTCGGACCATTATTAAGTAGTATTGTTTCAAATGTTAGAGGAAATGCAACAGGAAGAGCAACTATTAGAGGGTTAATCACTGAACCAGAAGTTGATGGTAGGTTGTATTTAAATGATTCAGGATTAAAAATTCCATATTTAAATACCGATTATAATTTTGAAGAAAACGCAATTGTAGATGTAACAGAGCATCAATTCTTATTCAGAAATATTAGAATAACAGATTCTAAATACAATACAAATGGTGTATTACACGGTAGTGTAAAACATGAAGTTTTTGATGATTGGGAAATTGATCTCGAAGTAAAATCAGATAATCTATTAGCACTAGATACTAATGACGGTGAAGACGTTTATTATTATGGTACTGCTTTTATGAACGGTTTTGCTACAGTGAAAGGTCCAACAGATGCCTTGGTAATTAATGTTGTAGGAGAATCAGAAAAAGGAACTTCTATTAAAATTCCTGTAAGTGACGGAGAAGAAATTGGGGATAATTCTTTTATAAATTTTATTTCAGAACAAGAACATTTTAATGAAATTAAAGGAATCGTAACTTCTAAAAATAAATATCAAGGTTTAGAGCTAGATTTTGATTTTGATATTGATACAGATGCTGAAATTGAAGTAATTCTTGATAGAAACTCTGGGCATTCCATGAAAGGTCGTGGTTATGGATCGATGAAGATGGAAATTAATACATTAGGTAAATTCTTAATGTATGGTGACTTTATCGTAGTTGATGGTGAATATAAGTTTAGATACGGTGGACTTATCGATAAAAAATTCACTGTAAAAAGTGGTGGAACTATCCGTTGGGAAGGGGAACCAATGAACGCTATTTTAAATTTAGAAGCAGTTTATAATACTCAAGCAAATCCAGCAGTATTATTAGAAAGTGCGTCTTTTAATAGAAAAGTAGATACTAATGTTTCAATCTTAATTAATGGAAGTTTAAGTAATCCTGAACCTGATTTTAATATCGATTTTCCAAATGTAAGTTCAGTATTAAGAAGCGAAATAGATTATCGACTACAAGATAAAGATACACGTCAAACACAAGCTTTAGC from Flavobacterium haoranii encodes:
- a CDS encoding translocation/assembly module TamB domain-containing protein — its product is MSLPFVQTQLGKVATNSLNEEFGTDIRIGRVAISPFLTVKLGDVLVRDHHKDTLFYIKRLNTSILNFKKLYDNGHPYLGDVGLHGLDARIVQYKNEDETNLDKFVAAFDDGTPSSGKFRMSVTTYDVYNSRFRYIDENLENPKLLDFTQLNGKLNDFFIKGPDVTTNIEKLSFKDHRGLVVENLAADFTYTKRNILLENLDVHSKESHVKGRVELLYKREDFANFNDKVRWQADIKESVIASNDLNYFYDEFGKNNKFKLETELKGTLNNFITHNLHLTDSYNSEIIGDVNFKNLFKKGESFYINGDFDKIHSNYQNLGKILPRILGDNLPSSLAKLGEVNVSGLIELTDNYINSNVDLNSNIGSVIADLSIQDFGNIDNASYKGTLDLNSFNIGVLLNDSSFKNVTANVLVNGKGFTQKYLNTLVEGHIDQLYFNGYNYTNIDIDGAMKMPYFKGYFNSNDPNLRMDFKGLLDLSSKVQQYDFTSHIDYADLNLLNFNKNDSISIFKGNISLKAKGNSFDDLAGIVNLNNVSYQNSSKQFFFNDFNLQSEFDENKIRTITVNSPDIIEGKVVGKYKIKEVKKIVENAVGSLYANYSPNKLEKGQFLDFDFTIYNKIIEVFVPEVSISENTKIKGKISADDGKFTFDFTSPNILAYGNKFDNINIEIDNKNPLYNTYILMDSIRTKRYKISDFNLINVTLNDTLFVHTEFNGGNKNQDQYALNLYHTINEDKKSVVGFKKSELKLREYLWFINENETNDNKVVFTKDLKSFNFEKLSLSHNNQRMSFFGKMIDSTYKDLNLAFHDVDLEKIVPAIDSLEFNGKLNGFATLKQNKNVYKPESNIKIESFQINKYPLGDLTFNIEGNEAFNQFDVDAALTQDDEEKFYLDGTLDYINKQTHLKMEAGFDEFQLAPFGPLLSSIVSNVRGNATGRATIRGLITEPEVDGRLYLNDSGLKIPYLNTDYNFEENAIVDVTEHQFLFRNIRITDSKYNTNGVLHGSVKHEVFDDWEIDLEVKSDNLLALDTNDGEDVYYYGTAFMNGFATVKGPTDALVINVVGESEKGTSIKIPVSDGEEIGDNSFINFISEQEHFNEIKGIVTSKNKYQGLELDFDFDIDTDAEIEVILDRNSGHSMKGRGYGSMKMEINTLGKFLMYGDFIVVDGEYKFRYGGLIDKKFTVKSGGTIRWEGEPMNAILNLEAVYNTQANPAVLLESASFNRKVDTNVSILINGSLSNPEPDFNIDFPNVSSVLRSEIDYRLQDKDTRQTQALALLSTGSFMTAETAGNAAYGPLFERASSLFSDLFSDEDSKLQLGVDYSQGDRLNQISDRVGVTLQTKISDKISINGKVGVPVGGVTESVLVGNVEIQLHLNDDGTLKAHVFNRENDINYIGEGIGYTQGLGITYSVDFDNLKEFIQNIFPKKKQQTDNSSNSDDLPDSEFSPEYINFINDRKHKKSSDLNENEQQRIPEIE